Proteins from one Trichoplusia ni isolate ovarian cell line Hi5 chromosome 9, tn1, whole genome shotgun sequence genomic window:
- the LOC113497357 gene encoding serine protease inhibitor 28Dc-like isoform X2, translated as MEVKAWVILTLTALSIHGSCGQEPTETIETTENVEETVTSTTMVTTSKEVDIASTINEFGYKLLVRIMQQRTNDNVVISPSGVVDILKNRRNHEQFGALLQALNTNVSSKTLYADAMFVDEHTPLREIYRKYLNDVYRGDVLNTDFKQSEEARLFINEWVRNHTEGNIEKFLVHPLPTSTKVVLLSALYFKGQWEQPFVPEYTMKIPFNTTKNEVMADLMLNFGHFRYSFSRKHSLHILALPYNDSETTMYALKPRFPKRLSILELMESLDYKEIDEIISGMSKKKCVIRFPKMAMRNSIKLEDTLKAMGMRTMFTPGLANFALMVNSNLVANRTEEEIITDIDQGRIQTKGVSDMINGLPNPGLHIDSIVHDVKMTIDEYGTEAVAATSAILARSAEQFYADSPFYMFIRNERTKLVTFSAVIFDPTVTIA; from the exons ATGGAAGTTAAAGCGTGGGTAATACTTACTTTAACGGCATTATCTATACATGGGTCTTGCGGGCAGGAGCCAActgaaacaattgaaacaaCGGAAAATGTCGAAGAAACTGTAACAAG CACAACTATGGTAACGACTTCTAAAGAAGTAGATATTGCAAGTACCATAAACGAATTTGGATATAAATTATTGGTAAGAATTATGCAACAAAGAACAAACGACAATGTTGTGATCTCACCAAGTGGCGTAGTAG ATATTCTTAAAAACCGCAGAAACCACGAACAGTTTGGAGCATTACTGCAGGCATTGAACACAAACGTGTCGTCAAAAACTTTGTATGCCGATGCCATGTTTGTGGACGAGCACACGCCGTTACGCGAAATATACCGCAAATACCTGAACGATGTGTACCGCGGTGATGTACTCAACACAGATTTCAAACAAAGCGAAGAAGCGAGATTGTTTATTAATGA GTGGGTCAGGAACCATACAGAAGGAAACATAGAAAAGTTTTTAGTACATCCTCTGCCTACTTCGACTAAGGTCGTTTTACTAAGCGCACTTTATTTTAAAGGACAGTGGGAACAACCATTTGTGCCAGAATACACCATGAA gATCCCAttcaatacaacaaaaaatgaagTCATGGCTGACCTTATGTTAAATTTTGGACATTTCCGTTATTCCTTTTCTAGGAAACATA GTTTGCATATTCTAGCATTGCCATATAATGACAGTGAAACAACTATGTACGCTTTGAAGCCAAGATTTCCTAAACGATTAAGTATTTTGGAACTTATGGAGTCGTTAGACTATAAAGAGATTGACGAAATAATTAGTGGCATGTCAAAGAAGAAATGCGTCATACGGTTTCCTAAAATGGCAATGCGAAATTCTATAAAGTTGGAGGATACATTAAAAGCCATGGGGATGCGCACTATGTTCACACCTGGATTAGCGAATTTCGCACTTATGGTCAATAGTAATTTGGTTGCAAATAGGACTGAAGAGGAAATAATAACTGATATTGACCAAGGTCGAATCCAAACTAAAGGAGTATCAGACATGATAAACGGTCTTCCTAACCCAGGTCTACACATAGATTCCATAGTTCATGATGTAAAGATGACAATAGATG aATACGGAACTGAAGCTGTAGCAGCAACAAGTGCAATATTAGCTAGATCAGCTGAGCAATTCTATGCAGATTCGccattttatatgtttatcAGGAATGAAAGGACTAAATTGGTGACCTTTAGTGCTGTTATATTTGATCCAACAGTAACAATAgcataa
- the LOC113497357 gene encoding leukocyte elastase inhibitor-like isoform X1: MEVKAWVILTLTALSIHGSCGQEPTETIETTENVEETVTSTTMVTTSKEVDIASTINEFGYKLLVRIMQQRTNDNVVISPSGVVGLIAMALLGSVGKTYNEIAETLGFSQDILKNRRNHEQFGALLQALNTNVSSKTLYADAMFVDEHTPLREIYRKYLNDVYRGDVLNTDFKQSEEARLFINEWVRNHTEGNIEKFLVHPLPTSTKVVLLSALYFKGQWEQPFVPEYTMKIPFNTTKNEVMADLMLNFGHFRYSFSRKHSLHILALPYNDSETTMYALKPRFPKRLSILELMESLDYKEIDEIISGMSKKKCVIRFPKMAMRNSIKLEDTLKAMGMRTMFTPGLANFALMVNSNLVANRTEEEIITDIDQGRIQTKGVSDMINGLPNPGLHIDSIVHDVKMTIDEYGTEAVAATSAILARSAEQFYADSPFYMFIRNERTKLVTFSAVIFDPTVTIA; the protein is encoded by the exons ATGGAAGTTAAAGCGTGGGTAATACTTACTTTAACGGCATTATCTATACATGGGTCTTGCGGGCAGGAGCCAActgaaacaattgaaacaaCGGAAAATGTCGAAGAAACTGTAACAAG CACAACTATGGTAACGACTTCTAAAGAAGTAGATATTGCAAGTACCATAAACGAATTTGGATATAAATTATTGGTAAGAATTATGCAACAAAGAACAAACGACAATGTTGTGATCTCACCAAGTGGCGTAGTAG GTCTCATAGCTATGGCATTACTCGGAAGTGTCGGGAAAACTTATAATGAAATCGCTGAGACCCTCGGTTTTTCccaag ATATTCTTAAAAACCGCAGAAACCACGAACAGTTTGGAGCATTACTGCAGGCATTGAACACAAACGTGTCGTCAAAAACTTTGTATGCCGATGCCATGTTTGTGGACGAGCACACGCCGTTACGCGAAATATACCGCAAATACCTGAACGATGTGTACCGCGGTGATGTACTCAACACAGATTTCAAACAAAGCGAAGAAGCGAGATTGTTTATTAATGA GTGGGTCAGGAACCATACAGAAGGAAACATAGAAAAGTTTTTAGTACATCCTCTGCCTACTTCGACTAAGGTCGTTTTACTAAGCGCACTTTATTTTAAAGGACAGTGGGAACAACCATTTGTGCCAGAATACACCATGAA gATCCCAttcaatacaacaaaaaatgaagTCATGGCTGACCTTATGTTAAATTTTGGACATTTCCGTTATTCCTTTTCTAGGAAACATA GTTTGCATATTCTAGCATTGCCATATAATGACAGTGAAACAACTATGTACGCTTTGAAGCCAAGATTTCCTAAACGATTAAGTATTTTGGAACTTATGGAGTCGTTAGACTATAAAGAGATTGACGAAATAATTAGTGGCATGTCAAAGAAGAAATGCGTCATACGGTTTCCTAAAATGGCAATGCGAAATTCTATAAAGTTGGAGGATACATTAAAAGCCATGGGGATGCGCACTATGTTCACACCTGGATTAGCGAATTTCGCACTTATGGTCAATAGTAATTTGGTTGCAAATAGGACTGAAGAGGAAATAATAACTGATATTGACCAAGGTCGAATCCAAACTAAAGGAGTATCAGACATGATAAACGGTCTTCCTAACCCAGGTCTACACATAGATTCCATAGTTCATGATGTAAAGATGACAATAGATG aATACGGAACTGAAGCTGTAGCAGCAACAAGTGCAATATTAGCTAGATCAGCTGAGCAATTCTATGCAGATTCGccattttatatgtttatcAGGAATGAAAGGACTAAATTGGTGACCTTTAGTGCTGTTATATTTGATCCAACAGTAACAATAgcataa
- the LOC113497378 gene encoding transcription factor AP-4 produces MSLHGNDVCLLEVEDYNLYEEEASDHALSSDKLSGSGSKTMEAEKRIRREIANSNERRRMQSINAGFQALRTLLPRHEGEKLSKAAILQQTAEYIYNLEQEKTRLLSQNCQLKRLLNQHEGGEIPLKKRKGEIITHVPAIIPDSTEDTLTNSRSPEPVPVISVTSAPQKKDSDTSELRVQLDRERRLRRHLEERLHALETQIYPNNAHELARPVIHFEQTDLPECKLESEEVEAPQVVVEAPVVVAAPLLEAAIKAEPRVEVEVLPDAAHDAPSRLYLASTSRQNLETIVEAIRHLEGDHLFREEAGDAPLALTKKAEHLPPTRPGVIVVKHS; encoded by the exons ATGTCATTACACGGTAATGACGTTTGTTTGCTAGAAGTGGAAGATTATAACTTGTACGAAGAGGAGGCATCGGATCACGCTTTATCCAG TGACAAGCTCTCAGGCTCTGGTAGTAAGACGATGGAGGCAGAAAAAAGAATTCGAAGAGAGATTGCCAACAGTAATGAACGCAGACGGATGCAGAGCATTAATGCAGGCTTTCAGGCTTTGCGTACATTATTGCCCCGTCATGAGGGAGAAAAACTAAGCAAA gCTGCAATTTTACAGCAGACTGCTGAATATATCTACAACTTGGAACAAGAAAAGACAAGACTCTTGTCTCAAAATTGCCAGCTGAAGAGATTACTCAATCAACATGAGGGTGGTGAAATACcattaaagaaaagaaaaggcGAAATTATTACTCATGTGCCAGCTATCATTCCTGATTCTACAGAGGACACTCTTACCAATTCACGATCACCTGAACCTGTGCCTGTAATATCTGTGACCAGTGCACCACAGAAGAAAGATTCAGATACCAGTGAACTACGTGTTCAACTGGACCGTGAGCGGAGATTGAGGCGCCACCTTGAAGAGCGCCTACATGCTTTGGAAACTCAAATTTATCCTAACAATGCCCATGAACTAGCTCGGCCTGTTATACATTTTGAACAGACTGACCTACCAGAATGCAAGCTTGAGAGTGAAGAGGTTGAAGCCCCGCAAGTAGTAGTAGAAGCACCAGTCGTTGTAGCTGCTCCACTATTAGAAGCAGCTATTAAAGCAGAGCCTCGAGTTGAAGTAGAGGTTCTTCCAGATGCAGCACATGATGCTCCCTCGCGTTTGTATCTCGCTAGCACTAGTCGACAGAACCTAGAAACCATTGTGGAAGCGATTCGTCATCTTGAAGGAGATCACTTGTTCCGCGAGGAGGCGGGTGATGCGCCTCTAGCGCTCACTAAGAAGGCAGAACACCTGCCGCCCACTAGACCAGGTGTGATCGTCGTGAAGCATTCGTGA